One genomic window of Quercus lobata isolate SW786 chromosome 9, ValleyOak3.0 Primary Assembly, whole genome shotgun sequence includes the following:
- the LOC115961763 gene encoding uncharacterized protein LOC115961763: protein MAGDKRKFLPKNIDLEGLPSRRDKRVKQSSSKVVKSKPPQSQPAVQIVDVDSSTPVESTPSKTPPRTPLAKSTTPGSSQPSTNIVENEDLAWERFQLAVKDKDINMCYNMGLKEFEHSGVHDLFKAMSKFIAASRQATELDKTRVLLETRIQQVNADCKNWAGVAEKAKDEVKERNKLIEELRTDAVEKDTRIDHLQKMNDELNARLSKAKEDAVAEFKSSKEYTDTLDRNYAAGFEDFRMNAIENFPEVDFNAIKLNLAAATSSLL, encoded by the exons ATGGCTGGGGACAAAAGGAAGTTCTTGCCAAAGAATATTGACTTGGAAGGGCTCCCCAGTCGTAGAGACAAAAGGGTTAAACAAAGCTCGTCCAAGGTGGTCAAGTCCAAACCTCCCCAGTCCCAGCCTGCCGTCCAGATAGTCGATGTGGACTCGTCCACTCCAGTTGAGTCCACTCCGTCCAAGACTCCGCCCAGAACTCCTTTGGCCAAGTCTACCACGCCTGGCTCGTCCCAGCCTTCTACGAACATTGTTGAGAACGAAGACCTGGCTTGGGAACGTTTCCAGTTAGCCGTCAAGGACAAGGATATAAACATGTGCTATAACATGGGCTTGAAGGAATTTGAGCATTCAGGCGTCCATGACCTCTTCAAG GCCATGTCAAAGTTTATAGCAGCGTCTAGACAGGCAACAGAGCTGGACAAGACGAGAGTCTTGTTGGAGACGAGGATTCAGCAGGTGAATGCTGATTGTAAAAATTGGGCTGGGGTTGCTGAAAAAGCTAAAGACGAGGTCAAGGAACGTAACAAGCTGATTGAGGAGCTAAGGACGGATGCAGTGGAGAAGGATACGCGCATTGATCATTTGCAGAAGATGAACGATGAATTGAATGCTCGTCTCTCCAAGGCAAAAGAGGACGCTGTGGCTGAGTTCAAGTCGTCCAAAGAATATACAGACACTTTGGATCGCAATTATGCGGCTGGTTTTGAAGATTTCAGAATGAACGCTATTGAGAACTTCCCTGAAGttgattttaatgcaatcaAGCTTAACCTTGCTGCTGCCACAAGCTCTCTTCTCTAG